From the genome of Flavobacterium ovatum, one region includes:
- a CDS encoding HPP family protein, with protein MPTKYIKQGFHKTKYIIYKETLIDFREQFWSFIGSFIGIAFIAYFHAEHFPGSDGIYLIGSFGASSVLIYGIIQSPFSQPRNLIGGHVISAIIGVTIQILLPEPIWLSAPLAVSLSTIAMQITKTLHPPGGATALIAIIGTEKIKTLGYWYVLSPVLAGSLILLVIALIVNNVTENRSYPTDNRFHRNYHTFRKRMIKKD; from the coding sequence ATGCCTACTAAATATATCAAACAAGGTTTCCATAAGACAAAATACATCATTTACAAAGAAACCTTAATTGATTTCCGAGAACAGTTTTGGTCGTTTATTGGTTCTTTTATTGGGATTGCTTTTATTGCTTATTTTCATGCAGAACATTTCCCTGGTTCAGACGGAATATACTTGATTGGTTCATTTGGTGCATCTAGCGTATTGATTTATGGGATTATCCAAAGTCCGTTTTCACAACCTCGTAACCTTATTGGCGGTCACGTTATTTCGGCTATAATTGGAGTTACTATTCAGATATTGCTACCAGAGCCTATTTGGTTATCGGCACCATTGGCCGTTTCCTTGTCTACTATAGCCATGCAGATTACTAAAACATTGCATCCTCCAGGAGGTGCAACCGCTTTGATTGCCATCATTGGAACCGAAAAGATAAAAACTTTAGGGTATTGGTACGTCCTCTCTCCTGTTCTTGCGGGATCTTTGATCTTACTTGTAATTGCACTTATTGTAAACAATGTCACCGAGAATAGAAGTTATCCTACCGACAATAGATTCCACAGGAACTACCACACTTTTAGAAAACGAATGATCAAAAAGGATTAA
- a CDS encoding chloride channel protein, whose translation MTKTAKIKKNHPYIIFRKLVLVSILIGLLSGFLGILLKKVTEYYEQIFFERANTNTLFYLLFPFIGLSLIYFLRQYLFKKKENKGIKEVFESTESKTKNLPNYKIPSHFINGFLTVIFGGSTGIEISTVVAAATIGSVAQQKKNIFRQYKTELICAGVAAGVTALFGSPIAGLLFSYEVISKKISQAFILTTGIAVGIVYALLLLINEPPLFAINISTWNFRAIPYFILLGILGGLNAVYLTKMVLFIKSQFVKINTHFYKIILGSIILSASLILFPQLYGEGYHSIKTIINEPNQNLLTISIGLSLLAILILKPIVTSITLASGGDGGVFAPSLFIGAFLGLLTALSLNHFFNSDVIVLNFMVLGMAAVLSASINAPFTALFLTLGLTDNYILFIPVLIVCFVSKYTAKMIFPHTVYTFIPNTSK comes from the coding sequence ATGACAAAAACGGCTAAAATCAAGAAAAATCATCCTTATATCATTTTTAGAAAACTAGTTCTAGTTTCTATTTTAATTGGACTTCTTTCTGGTTTTTTAGGAATTTTATTAAAAAAAGTAACAGAATATTACGAACAAATATTCTTTGAAAGAGCAAACACTAATACCCTATTCTACCTGCTCTTTCCATTTATTGGCTTGTCCTTAATTTATTTTTTACGACAGTATTTATTCAAAAAAAAGGAAAACAAAGGCATCAAAGAAGTTTTTGAAAGTACTGAGTCCAAAACCAAGAATCTTCCTAATTACAAAATTCCATCCCACTTTATCAACGGATTCTTGACTGTGATTTTTGGAGGTTCTACGGGAATCGAAATTTCGACTGTGGTGGCTGCCGCGACTATTGGCTCGGTAGCACAACAAAAGAAAAACATTTTTAGACAATACAAAACCGAATTGATTTGCGCTGGAGTTGCGGCTGGTGTTACAGCATTGTTCGGTAGCCCAATTGCAGGATTATTATTTTCTTACGAAGTCATTTCGAAAAAGATATCTCAAGCATTCATTCTAACCACTGGGATCGCTGTAGGAATCGTTTATGCGTTATTACTTTTAATTAACGAACCTCCGCTGTTTGCCATCAACATCAGCACTTGGAATTTTAGAGCTATTCCTTATTTTATCCTACTTGGAATTTTAGGAGGACTGAATGCAGTATATCTAACCAAAATGGTGCTTTTTATCAAAAGTCAATTTGTAAAAATAAATACTCATTTTTACAAAATCATCTTAGGTTCTATAATCCTAAGTGCTTCCTTGATTTTATTTCCTCAATTGTACGGCGAAGGATATCATTCGATAAAAACCATTATCAACGAACCGAACCAAAATTTACTCACCATTTCAATTGGACTAAGTCTTCTTGCAATTTTGATTTTAAAACCAATTGTCACTTCCATCACACTAGCCTCTGGCGGTGACGGTGGCGTTTTTGCACCAAGCTTGTTTATTGGAGCTTTTTTAGGATTGCTTACCGCTTTGAGTTTGAATCATTTTTTCAACAGCGATGTGATCGTTTTGAACTTTATGGTTCTTGGAATGGCAGCCGTTTTGAGCGCTAGCATCAATGCCCCTTTCACAGCGTTGTTTTTAACACTTGGTTTGACCGATAATTACATTTTGTTTATTCCTGTTCTCATTGTGTGTTTTGTTTCTAAATACACCGCTAAAATGATCTTCCCACATACCGTTTACACTTTTATCCCTAATACTTCTAAATAA
- a CDS encoding sugar O-acetyltransferase, whose translation MKTEKEKMIDGEYYLAGDFTLVKDRRRAKNLLHRLNITEYRITKKAREIIAELIPNSGKNLYIEPPFFCDYGYNIFCGDNVFFNVNCVVLDGAKVSIGSNVLFAPGVQLYTAAHPLDAEARKTVEFSKPITIGDDCWIGGNAIICPGITIGNGCVIGAGSVVTKDIPDNSMAVGNPAKIIKKLNTDNTPTQ comes from the coding sequence ATGAAAACAGAGAAAGAAAAAATGATTGACGGCGAGTATTATTTGGCTGGAGATTTCACCTTAGTAAAAGACCGAAGAAGAGCCAAAAATTTATTACATCGATTAAATATCACGGAATATAGAATAACTAAAAAAGCGCGAGAAATCATCGCAGAACTCATTCCAAATTCCGGTAAAAATTTATACATCGAACCACCATTTTTTTGTGACTACGGATACAATATTTTCTGTGGTGATAATGTGTTTTTCAATGTCAATTGTGTGGTGCTTGATGGCGCCAAAGTTTCTATTGGTTCCAACGTTCTTTTTGCACCCGGAGTTCAATTATACACCGCGGCTCACCCACTTGATGCCGAAGCTCGAAAAACAGTAGAGTTCTCAAAACCGATTACCATTGGTGACGATTGTTGGATCGGTGGTAATGCTATCATTTGTCCAGGCATCACCATAGGAAACGGTTGCGTTATTGGAGCAGGTTCTGTCGTTACCAAAGACATTCCAGATAACAGCATGGCGGTTGGCAACCCAGCGAAAATCATTAAGAAATTAAACACAGACAATACCCCAACTCAATAA